A window of the Gossypium arboreum isolate Shixiya-1 chromosome 2, ASM2569848v2, whole genome shotgun sequence genome harbors these coding sequences:
- the LOC108461604 gene encoding ABC transporter G family member 22-like isoform X6, whose amino-acid sequence MTSCEERDILNGITGAVNPGEVLALMGPSGSGKTTLLNLLGGRLIQSTVGGSITYNDQPYSKFLKSRIGFVTQDDVLFPHLTVKETLMYAARLRLPKVLTRQQKEKRAVDVIYELGLERCQDTMIGGSFVRGVSGGERKRVCIGNEIIINPSLLFLDEPTSGLDSTTALRTIQTLQDIAEVGKTVITTIHQPSSRLFHKFDKLILLGKGSLLYFGKASEAIVYFSSIGCSPLIAMNPAEFLLDLANGNLTDISVPSELEDKVQMENSETETGNGKPPPAVVHEYLVEAYESRVANTEKKKLMAPLPLDDELKSKVSSSKRQWAASWWQQYCILFCRGIKERKHDYFSWLRITQVLSTAIILGLLWWQSDSKTIRGRQDQAGLLFFIAVFWGFFPVFTAIFTFPQERAMLGKERAADMYRLSAYFLARTTSDLPLDLILPVLFLLVVYFMAGLRLSASHFFLSMLTVFLCIVAAQGLGLAIGATLMDLKRATTLASVTVMTFMLAGGYFVKKVPVFISWIRYMSFNYHTYKLLLKVQYQDIMPTVNGIKTDSGLKEVGALVAMIFGYRFLAYLSLRKMQLHCEA is encoded by the exons ATGACAAGTTGTGAAGAGAGGGATATATTGAATGGGATCACTGGTGCTGTTAATCCTGGTGAAGTTCTTGCACTTATGGGACCTTCTGGAAGTGGGAAGACCACTCTTCTTAATCTGCTTGGCGGTCGGTTAATTCAATCCACCGTCGGTGGTTCGATTACGTATAATGATCAACCTTATTCCAAGTTCCTTAAAAGCAG GATAGGATTTGTGACTCAAGACGACGTCTTGTTTCCGCACCTTACCGTGAAAGAAACGTTGATGTATGCCGCACGGTTACGACTTCCGAAAGTATTAACGAGACAACAGAAGGAAAAACGAGCCGTCGATGTGATTTATGAATTAGGCCTGGAGAG ATGTCAAGATACTATGATCGGTGGATCGTTCGTTCGAGGAGTGTCGGGTGGGGAAAGGAAAAGAGTTTGTATTGGTAATGAAATCATAATCAATCCTTCCCTTTTGTTTCTTGATGAACCAACCTCTGGTTTGGATTCAACAACTGCTTTAAGAACTATTCAAACATTGCAAGACATTGCTGAGGTTGGAAAGACAGTCATAACAACAATCCATCAACCATCGAGTCGATTGTTCCACAAATTCGACAAATTGATTCTTCTTGGAAAAGGCAGTTTACTCTACTTTGGGAAAGCATCAGAAGCTATTGTTTATTTCTCGTCCATCGGGTGTTCGCCTCTAATTGCAATGAACCCTGCAGAGTTTCTACTTGACCTTGCAAATGGGAACTTGACGGATATTTCTGTACCATCAGAGCTTGAGGACAAAGTTCAAATGGAGAATTCGGAAACTGAAACCGGAAATGGGAAGCCTCCACCGGCAGTTGTACACGAG TATCTAGTGGAGGCTTATGAATCAAGAGTTGCAAATACTGAAAAGAAGAAACTTATGGCTCCTCTTCCATTAGACGACGAACTGAAATCAAAAGTGTCATCTTCGAAGCGACAATGGGCTGCGAGTTGGTGGCAACAATATTGTATCTTGTTCTGTAGAGGGATCAAAGAACGAAAGCATGATTACTTTAGTTGGTTAAGGATCACACAAGTTCTTTCAACAGCAATCATCTTGGGATTACTATGGTGGCAATCAGATAGTAAAACGATTCGAGGCCGTCAAGATCAGGCAGGGTTGTTGTTCTTCATTGCTGTTTTCTGGGGTTTCTTTCCTGTTTTCACTGCAATCTTTACATTTCCACAAGAAAGAGCAATGCTAGGCAAAGAGCGAGCCGCCGATATGTATCGATTGAGTGCGTATTTTTTAGCTAGAACTACAAGTGACCTACCACTTGATCTGATATTACCGGTACTATTCCTTCTAGTAGTTTATTTCATGGCAGGACTAAGACTAAGTGCTAGTCATTTCTTCCTCAGTATGCTTACAGTTTTCCTCTGCATCGTTGCGGCCCAG GGTCTTGGACTAGCCATTGGTGCTACACTAATGGACTTAAAGAGAGCTACTACTTTAGCTTCAGTAACTGTGATGACCTTCATGTTGGCTGGTGGATATTTTGTTAAG AAAGTACCAGTGTTCATATCATGGATCAGATACATGTCCTTCAATTATCACACATACAAGCTTCTTCTCAAGGTACAATACCAAGACATTATGCCAACAGTAAATGGGATTAAAACAGACAGTGGGTTGAAGGAAGTGGGGGCATTGGTTGCAATGATTTTCGGGTATCGGTTCTTGGCTTACCTTTCATTGCGTAAAATGCAACTTCATTGTGAAGCTTAA